The proteins below are encoded in one region of Knoellia sp. S7-12:
- a CDS encoding alpha/beta fold hydrolase: MPEATTRRAARAAAAVGVTTTIASAAGSLAAAAYFARRVLTPERDRPDDVQILDVRGDRVLLSATVETVVPGRYGLWLDGGQGHVRIGDLTDTDVAEGTVEREVIAVDAGELVPGGARFDGHHFTGTPDTAVGLRTEHVDIDGELGRMPAWVVPANGGRGSRWAVLVHGRGSRRQETLRALPALHEAGWTSLVPTYRNDEGVPAGPDGRYNLGLSEWRDIEAAVEYAVSSGAAEILVVGWSMGGAIALQFLDRSPLADIVSKVILDGPVIDWGDVLDHHARMHRLPKVVGSLSRSMMGRRWGKRFVGVHESVDVAQTDWVRRSDELRHPMLLIHSADDEFVPVGPSRQLAQHRPDLVTYEEWRVARHCKEWNTDPDRWTRLVTDFAR, translated from the coding sequence ATGCCTGAAGCGACCACCCGCCGGGCGGCCCGCGCTGCTGCTGCCGTGGGCGTGACGACGACGATCGCGAGCGCGGCAGGCTCGCTCGCGGCGGCGGCATACTTCGCTCGTCGTGTCCTCACCCCCGAACGGGACCGTCCCGACGACGTGCAGATCCTCGACGTCCGAGGCGATCGTGTCCTGCTGTCCGCGACGGTGGAGACAGTCGTGCCGGGCCGCTACGGGCTGTGGCTCGATGGTGGACAGGGTCACGTGCGCATCGGCGATCTCACCGACACCGACGTCGCCGAAGGGACGGTCGAGCGCGAAGTCATTGCTGTGGACGCGGGGGAACTTGTGCCTGGTGGTGCGCGATTCGATGGCCACCACTTCACCGGCACGCCGGACACTGCGGTCGGACTGCGGACCGAACACGTCGACATCGACGGCGAGCTCGGGCGCATGCCGGCCTGGGTGGTTCCGGCGAACGGCGGGCGAGGTTCACGATGGGCCGTCCTCGTGCACGGACGTGGCTCGCGCCGCCAGGAGACGCTGCGGGCACTGCCGGCGTTGCACGAAGCTGGATGGACCTCCCTCGTTCCGACCTATCGCAATGACGAGGGGGTTCCGGCCGGGCCTGACGGCCGCTACAACCTGGGCCTGTCGGAGTGGCGCGACATCGAAGCAGCCGTGGAGTATGCCGTGTCGTCCGGTGCCGCAGAGATCCTCGTCGTCGGCTGGTCGATGGGCGGAGCGATCGCCCTGCAGTTCCTGGACCGGTCGCCACTGGCCGACATCGTCTCCAAGGTGATCCTTGACGGACCGGTCATCGACTGGGGTGACGTTCTCGACCACCACGCGCGCATGCACCGCCTGCCCAAGGTGGTCGGATCGCTGTCGCGTTCCATGATGGGTCGGCGTTGGGGCAAGCGCTTCGTCGGCGTGCACGAGTCGGTCGACGTTGCGCAGACCGACTGGGTGCGCCGGTCCGACGAGTTGCGACACCCGATGCTGCTCATCCACTCCGCCGACGACGAGTTCGTGCCGGTGGGACCTTCCCGTCAGCTCGCGCAACACCGGCCAGACCTCGTGACCTATGAGGAGTGGCGGGTCGCCCGGCACTGCAAGGAGTGGAACACCGACCCAGATCGCTGGACGCGCCTCGTCACCGACTTCGCCCGTTGA
- a CDS encoding LLM class flavin-dependent oxidoreductase, whose translation MTSAGVKLSLLDLATVGRDQSIGEALETSVTLAQKADSLGTFERLWFAEHHNMPSIASAATAVLLAHVAARTERIRVGSGGVMLPNHSPLVIAEQFGTLAELHPGRVDLGLGRAPGTDQVTSRALRVDPRASDGFPDDVLELQGYLADESLVPTIHAFPGRGTKVPLYILGSSLFGAQLAARLGLPYAFASHFAPDALQQAVEVYRRDFRPSEQLAEPYVIAALNVVVADEQEHAEALAASVLRSRVRALASRVPAYGGELDDATVDALMESPVAAQARHMMTYTAIGDIEAVRNYLEQFAGLSRADELMINNAVPGLGNRLRALELLATP comes from the coding sequence GTGACCTCGGCAGGTGTGAAGCTCTCGTTGCTCGACCTCGCGACGGTCGGCCGCGACCAGTCGATCGGCGAAGCCCTTGAGACCAGCGTGACGCTGGCGCAGAAGGCCGACTCGCTCGGCACGTTCGAGCGGTTGTGGTTCGCCGAGCATCACAACATGCCCTCCATCGCGTCAGCGGCCACGGCCGTCCTGCTCGCCCACGTCGCTGCCCGGACCGAGCGCATCCGCGTGGGTTCTGGTGGCGTCATGCTGCCCAACCACTCACCGCTCGTCATCGCCGAGCAGTTCGGGACGCTGGCCGAGCTGCACCCCGGCCGTGTCGACCTCGGACTCGGTCGCGCACCGGGCACCGACCAGGTGACATCGAGGGCGTTGCGCGTGGATCCGCGTGCGTCAGACGGCTTCCCGGACGACGTCCTCGAGTTGCAGGGCTACCTGGCCGACGAGAGCCTCGTGCCAACGATTCACGCCTTCCCCGGACGCGGGACCAAGGTGCCGCTCTACATCCTCGGAAGTTCCCTGTTCGGCGCCCAGCTCGCAGCGCGGCTCGGCCTGCCCTACGCATTCGCGAGCCACTTCGCCCCGGATGCGTTGCAGCAAGCGGTCGAGGTCTATCGCCGCGACTTCCGGCCGTCCGAGCAGCTCGCCGAGCCCTACGTCATCGCGGCGCTCAACGTCGTTGTGGCCGATGAGCAGGAGCACGCGGAGGCGTTGGCCGCTTCGGTGCTCCGCTCGCGTGTGCGTGCACTCGCCTCCCGCGTTCCGGCGTATGGCGGCGAGCTCGACGATGCCACCGTCGACGCGCTCATGGAGTCACCGGTGGCCGCGCAGGCGAGACACATGATGACCTACACGGCGATCGGCGACATCGAGGCCGTACGCAACTACCTCGAGCAGTTCGCTGGCCTGTCCCGAGCCGACGAGCTGATGATCAACAACGCCGTGCCCGGTCTCGGCAACCGCCTCCGGGCCTTGGAACTCCTCGCCACCCCCTGA
- a CDS encoding polyphosphate kinase 2 family protein has protein sequence MAKKSAKDKKSSKGKTSEKVEVVTATSFTQALRAGEGFELVELDPRSTPGFDGDKVAGEEALAGLGDVLAELQERLYAESKAGGKRSVLLIIQGMDTSGKGGIMRHVVGALDPQGVNITSFKAPSAEERRRPFLWRIRKALPTAGQIGVFDRSHYEDVLIVRVHDMVPASQWSRRYAQINAFEQKVAASGTTVIKVMLHISSDEQKARLAERLERPEKHWKFNTGDLDERAHWAAYQEAYQVAIEKCSTEAAPWFVVPADRKWYARLAVTELVLEHLKELDPQWPKADFNVEAEQKRLAETP, from the coding sequence ATGGCGAAGAAGAGCGCAAAGGACAAGAAGAGCAGCAAGGGCAAGACGTCCGAGAAGGTGGAGGTGGTCACAGCGACGTCCTTCACGCAGGCGTTGCGCGCCGGTGAAGGCTTCGAGCTGGTCGAGCTCGATCCTCGGTCGACGCCGGGCTTCGACGGCGACAAGGTGGCCGGCGAGGAAGCCCTGGCAGGGCTCGGTGACGTGCTCGCCGAGCTGCAGGAACGGCTCTATGCAGAGTCCAAGGCCGGCGGCAAGCGTTCGGTCCTGCTGATCATCCAGGGCATGGACACCTCCGGCAAGGGCGGCATCATGCGCCACGTCGTCGGAGCCCTTGACCCACAGGGCGTGAACATCACTTCGTTCAAGGCGCCGTCGGCGGAGGAGCGCAGGCGCCCCTTCCTCTGGCGCATCCGCAAAGCCCTGCCCACGGCGGGGCAGATCGGTGTCTTCGACCGCTCGCACTACGAGGACGTCCTCATCGTGAGGGTCCACGACATGGTGCCCGCGTCGCAGTGGTCGCGCCGCTATGCCCAGATCAACGCCTTCGAGCAGAAGGTGGCGGCCTCAGGGACGACAGTCATCAAGGTCATGCTGCACATCTCCAGCGACGAGCAGAAAGCGCGCCTTGCGGAGCGGTTGGAGCGACCCGAAAAACACTGGAAGTTCAACACCGGCGACCTGGACGAGCGGGCGCACTGGGCGGCCTACCAGGAGGCCTACCAGGTAGCGATCGAGAAGTGCTCGACCGAGGCCGCGCCGTGGTTCGTCGTGCCGGCTGACCGCAAGTGGTACGCCCGCCTCGCCGTGACCGAGCTCGTCCTCGAGCACCTCAAGGAACTCGACCCGCAGTGGCCCAAGGCCGACTTCAACGTCGAGGCCGAGCAGAAGCGACTCGCCGAGACACCCTGA
- a CDS encoding universal stress protein, with protein sequence MSTTAAARPVVVGFDHSPPGEAAFEWAAGEAARRDVPLHVLVARSMLHPVMAGYRLTTRWPEDLDSELVEQARERVAELSPERAAIVKSVAGTPAAFLVDASHEAELVVVGRRRQSALGEAFSGSTSSQVAAHASCPVVVVDQVFELAPDAPIVVAVDGSSANDPAVGFAFGRASDLGASVTAVHSWGLDVPQTFDSPWLSEDRVIEMEDLHRAQLEASLAGWSAKFPEVKVRSVLRRSLPVEAVLSEAEGAQLIVVGSRGHGGFVGLLLGSVSQGLLHRERPCPLAVVHAVSGPTS encoded by the coding sequence ATGAGTACCACCGCCGCCGCACGTCCCGTCGTCGTGGGATTCGACCATTCCCCGCCTGGTGAGGCCGCGTTCGAGTGGGCTGCCGGCGAGGCAGCTCGCCGAGACGTTCCGCTGCACGTGCTCGTCGCCCGCAGCATGCTCCACCCCGTCATGGCCGGCTACAGACTGACCACTCGTTGGCCGGAGGACCTCGACAGCGAGCTCGTCGAACAGGCCCGCGAGCGCGTGGCGGAACTGTCTCCCGAGCGGGCCGCCATTGTGAAGTCGGTGGCCGGCACGCCTGCTGCCTTCCTCGTCGACGCGTCCCACGAGGCGGAGCTCGTCGTGGTGGGACGGCGTCGGCAGTCCGCGCTGGGTGAAGCCTTCTCGGGCTCCACCTCGTCGCAGGTGGCTGCCCACGCGTCCTGCCCCGTGGTGGTCGTCGACCAGGTCTTCGAACTCGCGCCGGACGCGCCCATCGTCGTGGCCGTGGACGGCTCGTCCGCCAACGACCCCGCCGTCGGGTTCGCCTTCGGGAGAGCATCGGACCTCGGGGCCTCCGTGACAGCGGTGCACTCCTGGGGGCTCGACGTCCCCCAGACCTTCGACAGCCCGTGGCTCAGCGAGGACAGAGTCATCGAGATGGAGGACCTCCACCGGGCGCAGCTCGAGGCTTCTCTGGCCGGATGGTCGGCCAAGTTCCCCGAGGTGAAGGTGCGTTCGGTCCTGCGCAGGTCACTGCCGGTGGAGGCCGTGCTCTCGGAGGCCGAGGGTGCCCAGCTCATCGTCGTCGGGAGCCGCGGACATGGCGGGTTCGTCGGATTGCTTCTGGGCTCGGTGAGCCAAGGACTCCTGCACCGTGAGCGTCCGTGCCCCCTCGCCGTCGTCCATGCCGTTTCGGGGCCGACGTCATGA
- a CDS encoding pyridoxamine 5'-phosphate oxidase family protein, translated as MNDIDAPTDHSDLRVMSTDECTGRLATAGIGRVAFVRSGEVVVLPVHHVVHGLDVYFRTSGGSKIEAAADHSQVGFEVDDYDRALLTGWSVSLTGAASLVDEDDLIRELADSDPTPWMVGDPNHSVWVRIRPDQISGRELLPR; from the coding sequence ATGAACGACATCGACGCCCCAACCGATCACAGCGATCTGCGGGTCATGAGCACCGATGAGTGCACGGGTCGACTGGCCACGGCGGGCATCGGGCGGGTCGCGTTCGTCCGGTCCGGCGAGGTGGTCGTGCTGCCTGTTCACCACGTGGTGCATGGGCTGGACGTCTACTTCAGGACCAGCGGTGGGTCGAAGATCGAGGCGGCGGCCGACCACAGCCAGGTGGGGTTCGAGGTCGACGACTACGACCGTGCCTTGCTCACGGGCTGGAGCGTCTCACTGACGGGGGCCGCATCCCTCGTGGACGAGGACGACCTCATCCGCGAGCTGGCAGACTCCGACCCCACGCCGTGGATGGTGGGTGACCCGAACCACTCCGTCTGGGTCCGCATCCGCCCCGACCAGATCTCGGGGCGCGAGCTGCTCCCGCGCTGA
- a CDS encoding acyl-CoA dehydrogenase family protein, whose protein sequence is MHTHDVVNQVPDFVGHNLFTADAVAVEAMGRWGRAEDVAELTDLGQLAGAAQTQAWADDAHRNTPRLVTHDRTGQRIDEVAYDRGYHDLMRTAVGHGLTAEAWTRSADTGAHLRRAVGFVTWSRAEAGHLCPVSMTYAAAPALRSSPALADRWLPLLASRDYEPSLKPFSDRRSAIAGMGMTEKQGGSDVRSNVTQAVATPGGPVEGGDTYRLTGHKWFFSAPMSDVFLVLATTEAGLTCFLVPRILDDGSRNALRLERLKDKLGNRSNASSEVEFDGAWAVRVSDDGRGIRTIIEMVSSTRLDCVLGSSATMRQAAVRAVHHARHRAAFGAKLIDQALMRNVLADLAIEAEAAELLGFRLAHAVDTGDAEFSRLGVALGKFWVCKRTPPLVAEALECLGGAGYVEENGLARLYREAPLNSIWEGSGNVGALDVLRAMTREPASVAALDNELSLARGHDRRLDRAIDAVPGLVALAGSSDGAWQARRIVEHLAVTLQAALLVQHSPNAVADTFIASRLGDRGSAATFGTLDDVGAAEVTQILDRTFA, encoded by the coding sequence GTGCACACCCACGACGTCGTGAACCAGGTGCCCGATTTCGTCGGCCACAACCTCTTCACCGCTGATGCCGTCGCAGTCGAGGCGATGGGCCGGTGGGGTCGGGCGGAGGACGTCGCCGAGCTCACCGATCTCGGACAACTGGCCGGGGCCGCCCAAACCCAGGCGTGGGCCGACGACGCCCACCGCAACACCCCTCGCCTCGTCACCCATGACCGCACGGGGCAGCGGATCGACGAGGTCGCCTACGACCGCGGCTACCACGACCTCATGCGCACCGCCGTGGGCCACGGACTGACCGCAGAAGCGTGGACGCGTTCCGCGGACACCGGCGCTCACCTGCGGCGCGCGGTCGGCTTCGTGACGTGGTCACGCGCAGAGGCAGGTCACCTCTGCCCCGTTTCCATGACGTATGCCGCCGCGCCCGCCTTGCGCTCCTCCCCCGCCCTTGCGGACCGCTGGCTTCCGCTGCTTGCGTCGCGGGACTACGAACCGTCTCTGAAACCGTTCTCGGACAGGCGATCTGCGATCGCGGGGATGGGGATGACAGAGAAGCAGGGCGGCTCCGACGTCCGGTCCAACGTCACCCAGGCTGTCGCGACGCCCGGCGGCCCGGTCGAGGGTGGCGACACCTATCGGCTCACCGGTCACAAGTGGTTCTTCTCGGCCCCGATGAGTGATGTCTTCCTCGTCCTCGCGACGACCGAGGCCGGGCTGACCTGCTTCCTCGTGCCCCGCATCCTCGACGACGGCAGCCGCAACGCCCTGCGGCTGGAGCGTCTCAAGGACAAGCTCGGCAACCGCTCGAACGCCTCGTCCGAGGTCGAGTTCGATGGCGCCTGGGCAGTGCGGGTCAGTGACGACGGGCGTGGCATCCGGACCATCATCGAGATGGTCTCGTCGACTCGCCTCGACTGCGTTCTCGGTTCGTCAGCCACGATGCGGCAGGCAGCGGTCCGCGCGGTGCACCATGCGCGCCACCGCGCGGCGTTCGGCGCGAAGCTCATCGACCAGGCGCTCATGCGCAACGTCCTTGCCGACCTCGCCATCGAGGCCGAGGCGGCGGAGCTGCTCGGCTTCCGGCTGGCCCACGCGGTCGACACGGGTGACGCGGAGTTCTCCCGGCTCGGCGTGGCACTGGGCAAGTTCTGGGTGTGCAAGCGCACCCCTCCCCTGGTTGCGGAGGCGCTCGAGTGCCTGGGTGGGGCGGGCTATGTCGAGGAGAACGGTCTCGCGCGCCTCTATCGCGAGGCACCGCTCAACTCGATCTGGGAGGGCTCCGGCAACGTCGGTGCCCTCGATGTCCTGCGGGCGATGACCCGGGAGCCGGCGAGCGTGGCGGCGCTCGACAACGAACTCTCGCTCGCCCGCGGGCACGACCGCCGTCTCGACCGCGCCATCGATGCCGTCCCCGGCCTGGTGGCGCTGGCCGGCAGTTCCGACGGCGCATGGCAGGCCCGGCGCATCGTCGAGCACCTGGCCGTCACCCTCCAGGCGGCACTCCTCGTCCAGCACTCCCCCAACGCCGTCGCCGACACGTTCATCGCGAGCCGGCTCGGCGACCGCGGATCTGCAGCAACGTTCGGCACCCTCGACGACGTCGGCGCAGCCGAGGTCACTCAGATCCTCGACCGCACCTTCGCCTGA
- the sulP gene encoding sulfate permease, with the protein MIRNPSDEEAKAGQLGRVGRVRGATVPGLAVVRSYHRTWLRGDVVAGVTVAAYLVPQVMAYAGVAGLPAVAGLWAACVAMVVYAVLGSSDQLSVGPESTTALMTAVALGGIAAADPSRYAALAAGLAALVGVICLLAWALRLAFLAELLSRPVLVGYMAGVAALMVVSQLDTVTGLEVSGDTAVAEVGSVLEQLGEAHVPTVVLAAAVLVLLLVTTRLWPRAPAPLIAVVLSAAAVVVLDLRSRGIEVVGPVPRELPSLRVPDLGVADLRTLLPAALGIAVVAYTDNVLTGRAFGERRNAKPNAKQELIALGAANLAVAATQGFPVSSSGSRTAIVDSAGGRSQVNALVALATVVLAVLLFNPVLAAFPTAALGALVVYAAIRLVDVPLFRRIFAFRRTEGALALGTTAAVLVVGILPGVLVAIVLSLLDLLRRVTRPHDGILGHVPGVAGMHDVDDYPTATTVPGLVVYRYDSPLFFANADDFVTRAISAVDRAPTPTRWLLLNMEANVSVDITAADALELLRAELDRRGVVLALSRVKQDLREDLERTGFVARVGEERVFMTLPFAVEAYAAWSSSTEGPASGTDGPR; encoded by the coding sequence ATGATCCGCAACCCGAGCGACGAGGAGGCCAAAGCCGGGCAATTGGGACGCGTCGGACGAGTCCGTGGTGCCACAGTGCCCGGGCTGGCCGTCGTGAGGAGCTATCACCGAACGTGGCTGAGAGGTGACGTTGTCGCGGGCGTGACCGTGGCGGCATACCTCGTCCCGCAGGTGATGGCTTATGCCGGCGTGGCCGGTCTGCCCGCCGTCGCTGGCCTCTGGGCGGCGTGCGTCGCGATGGTGGTCTACGCCGTCCTCGGCTCCTCCGACCAGCTCTCTGTCGGACCGGAGTCCACCACCGCGCTCATGACCGCCGTCGCCCTGGGCGGCATCGCGGCGGCCGACCCCAGCCGGTATGCCGCGCTGGCTGCCGGACTGGCTGCGCTGGTGGGGGTGATCTGCCTGTTGGCCTGGGCCCTGCGTCTGGCCTTCCTCGCGGAACTCCTGTCGAGGCCGGTCCTTGTGGGCTACATGGCGGGTGTGGCCGCCCTCATGGTCGTCAGCCAGCTGGACACGGTGACCGGTCTGGAGGTGTCCGGCGACACCGCGGTGGCCGAGGTGGGCTCGGTCCTGGAGCAGCTGGGGGAGGCTCATGTACCCACGGTGGTGCTCGCCGCGGCGGTACTTGTGCTCCTGCTCGTCACGACGCGCCTGTGGCCGCGCGCTCCCGCGCCGCTGATCGCTGTGGTGCTCTCGGCGGCGGCAGTCGTTGTTCTCGACCTCCGGTCGCGGGGCATCGAGGTGGTCGGGCCCGTCCCTCGTGAGCTCCCGTCGCTCCGGGTGCCCGACCTGGGCGTCGCCGATCTGCGCACCCTCCTCCCTGCGGCGCTCGGCATCGCCGTCGTCGCCTACACCGACAACGTGCTGACGGGCCGGGCGTTCGGTGAGCGTCGCAACGCCAAGCCGAACGCGAAGCAAGAGCTCATCGCCCTGGGTGCGGCCAATCTCGCGGTGGCGGCGACGCAGGGTTTCCCGGTCAGCAGCAGCGGCAGTCGCACGGCGATCGTGGACTCGGCCGGTGGGCGCAGCCAGGTCAACGCGCTGGTGGCCCTGGCGACGGTGGTGCTCGCGGTCCTGCTCTTCAATCCGGTGCTGGCCGCGTTCCCCACCGCGGCCCTGGGTGCGTTGGTGGTCTACGCAGCCATCCGGCTGGTGGACGTGCCCCTGTTCCGGCGCATCTTCGCCTTTCGGCGGACCGAGGGCGCGCTGGCCCTGGGCACAACTGCCGCCGTCCTCGTCGTCGGCATCCTGCCTGGCGTCCTCGTCGCGATCGTCCTGTCCCTCCTCGACCTGCTCCGCCGTGTGACCCGACCGCATGACGGGATCCTGGGCCACGTGCCCGGTGTCGCGGGCATGCACGACGTCGACGACTACCCCACGGCGACAACGGTTCCGGGGCTGGTCGTCTACCGCTACGACTCCCCGCTCTTCTTCGCGAACGCCGACGACTTCGTGACGCGGGCGATCAGCGCGGTCGATCGTGCCCCAACACCGACACGCTGGCTCCTGCTGAACATGGAGGCGAACGTGTCCGTGGACATCACGGCGGCGGACGCGTTGGAGTTGTTGCGCGCCGAACTCGACCGGCGCGGCGTGGTCCTTGCGCTCAGCAGGGTCAAGCAGGATCTGCGTGAAGACCTTGAGCGGACTGGTTTCGTCGCGCGAGTGGGGGAGGAACGGGTCTTCATGACCCTGCCGTTCGCCGTCGAGGCGTATGCCGCGTGGTCATCCTCCACGGAGGGTCCGGCTTCCGGCACGGATGGTCCACGATGA
- a CDS encoding dicarboxylate/amino acid:cation symporter, with translation MSSTTPDAAASAPAPTTSRKRPGVPFWAQVFIGLAAGVLLGFIARQFDQAWLAETLKTVGGIFVQLLRVIVVPLVLTAIIVSIANLRQVKNAARLAGETLVWFAITAAASVVVGITLGLLTNPGANATLDTSAGEAPSNTGSWLDFLTSIVPGNFLGLEVSTSAEEGGALSSSPDFNILQLVVLGLAIGAAALAVGAKADPFIDLTRSALEVFSKLVWWVIKLSPLGTAALIGSAVANYGWDLLGPLAIFTADVYIGCAIVLLVIYPIVARANGLSPVKFFAGAWPAIQFAFVSRSSIGTLPLTQRVVTRNLGVSRDYASFAVPIGATTKMDGCAAIYPALAAITVAQLFGVDLVFTDYLLIAFVSIVGSAATAGLTGAVVMLTLTLSTLGLPLEGVGLLLAIDPIIDMIRTATNVAGQALIPTIVAKRNGLLDQEVYDSNTFGGADARLELDEDEIAAVPAADKTRVAVPA, from the coding sequence ATGTCCAGCACCACCCCTGATGCCGCAGCGTCCGCGCCGGCACCCACAACCTCACGCAAGCGACCCGGGGTTCCCTTCTGGGCCCAGGTCTTCATCGGCCTCGCCGCCGGTGTCCTGCTCGGCTTCATCGCCCGTCAGTTCGACCAGGCGTGGCTCGCCGAAACGCTCAAGACCGTTGGCGGGATCTTCGTCCAGTTGCTCCGGGTCATCGTCGTGCCACTCGTCCTCACCGCGATCATCGTGTCGATCGCCAACCTGCGCCAGGTGAAGAATGCCGCACGCCTCGCGGGGGAGACCCTCGTGTGGTTCGCGATCACGGCCGCAGCGTCGGTCGTCGTCGGCATCACTTTGGGCCTCCTCACCAACCCCGGCGCCAACGCCACACTCGACACGAGCGCTGGCGAGGCACCCAGCAACACCGGCAGCTGGCTCGACTTCCTCACCTCGATCGTGCCGGGCAACTTCCTCGGCCTCGAGGTGTCCACCTCCGCTGAGGAGGGTGGCGCGCTCAGCTCGAGCCCGGACTTCAACATCCTCCAGCTCGTCGTCCTGGGCCTGGCCATTGGTGCAGCTGCGCTGGCCGTCGGTGCCAAGGCTGACCCGTTCATCGACCTCACCCGCAGTGCTCTCGAGGTCTTCAGCAAGCTCGTGTGGTGGGTCATCAAGCTGTCGCCGCTCGGCACCGCGGCCCTCATCGGCTCGGCCGTCGCGAACTACGGCTGGGACCTGCTCGGACCACTCGCAATCTTCACCGCTGACGTCTACATCGGCTGCGCGATCGTGCTCCTCGTGATCTATCCGATCGTGGCTCGTGCCAACGGTTTGAGCCCCGTGAAGTTCTTTGCGGGTGCGTGGCCGGCGATCCAGTTCGCGTTCGTCTCGCGCAGCTCCATCGGTACCCTGCCGCTGACCCAGCGCGTCGTGACGCGCAACCTCGGCGTCTCGCGTGACTACGCGTCCTTCGCGGTGCCGATCGGTGCCACGACCAAGATGGACGGCTGCGCCGCGATCTATCCGGCACTGGCCGCCATCACCGTGGCCCAGCTCTTCGGGGTCGACCTCGTCTTCACCGACTACCTGCTCATCGCGTTCGTGTCCATCGTCGGATCGGCTGCCACAGCCGGGCTAACCGGTGCAGTGGTCATGCTCACCCTCACCCTGTCGACTCTCGGCCTCCCGCTCGAGGGTGTCGGGCTGCTCCTCGCGATCGACCCGATCATCGACATGATCCGCACCGCCACCAACGTGGCCGGCCAGGCTCTCATCCCGACGATCGTCGCCAAGCGCAACGGTCTGCTCGACCAAGAGGTCTATGACAGCAACACGTTCGGTGGCGCTGATGCTCGTCTCGAGCTCGACGAGGATGAGATTGCTGCGGTTCCGGCCGCCGACAAGACCCGAGTGGCGGTCCCGGCGTGA
- a CDS encoding dihydrofolate reductase family protein has product MRLLLDKRSRPLSPGVLSDDDLSHLYAWPAGGGMRANFVSTLDGSAVGSDSRSGSINTAADGRIFHLQRELTDCVLVGAGTARAEGYRRGDKPIVVVSRSGQLPESLTSGDGDVILVTCASSGRTEGDDVWVEGDDEVDLPAVVARLRTSGMPRVLAEGGPHLFHSLLDADLVDEFALTLAPRIVGGEHTRVVAGEALGGPAGLGAEIVHLVEEDGSLLGLWKVKTPGP; this is encoded by the coding sequence GTGCGCCTCCTCCTCGACAAACGCTCCCGCCCCCTCTCCCCCGGCGTGCTCAGCGACGACGACCTCTCTCATCTCTATGCATGGCCAGCAGGGGGCGGTATGCGCGCGAACTTCGTGAGCACCCTGGATGGGTCGGCGGTGGGCAGTGACAGTCGGAGCGGCTCGATCAACACCGCGGCCGATGGACGTATCTTCCACCTCCAGCGGGAGCTGACTGACTGTGTGCTCGTCGGCGCGGGAACCGCTCGCGCAGAGGGCTATCGACGTGGCGACAAGCCGATCGTCGTCGTCAGCAGGAGCGGTCAACTCCCGGAGTCCCTGACCTCCGGGGACGGTGACGTCATCCTCGTGACGTGCGCTTCCTCTGGACGCACCGAAGGCGACGACGTCTGGGTCGAGGGAGACGACGAGGTCGACCTCCCGGCGGTCGTGGCTCGTCTCCGCACATCGGGTATGCCGCGTGTCCTCGCGGAGGGTGGTCCGCACCTCTTCCACAGCCTTCTCGACGCTGATCTCGTCGACGAGTTCGCCCTCACACTCGCACCGCGGATCGTCGGTGGCGAGCACACGCGCGTGGTTGCCGGTGAGGCGCTGGGCGGACCGGCGGGGCTGGGTGCCGAAATCGTCCACCTCGTCGAGGAGGACGGCTCCCTGCTCGGCCTCTGGAAGGTCAAGACCCCCGGTCCCTGA